The Petrotoga olearia DSM 13574 genome includes a region encoding these proteins:
- the zwf gene encoding glucose-6-phosphate dehydrogenase yields MDQITKHLSRKNICEEIKPGASSLIIFGASGDLTFRKLIPSIYTLFKKNLLPNEFFLLGVARSKLTEEEYRQEIKNRLLEENEDNFIISKFIEKVFYISGFYDDDSLYLDLKNKLNYLDKVFNTHENHLFYLSTPPNVYLEIIKHLGKFNLTKESENSYSRIIIEKPFGSNFNTSKELDEELHKYLNETQIYRIDHYLGKETVQNIMMLRFANIVFEPIWNYKYIDNVQITVAETLGVEHRAGYFEQAGLLRDMFQNHMMQLLTLVAMEPPASLEDTSVRDEKTKLLKAIRPFEKEKTDEYFVRGQYIEGLINGKEVPAYKEEKNVNPHSFVETFVASKFLIDNWRWSGVPFYLRAGKRLKRKVTEIAIIFKDVPHSIFAKNDITLEKNALILNIQPDEGFSLKIQAKQPGSKLCLNTLTMDFNYDEFFKFKGPDAYERLLLDAMLGDQTLFVRSDAMEISWKIFTPVLEKWEEEKDNGLIFYKAGTWGPKESFELLAKDNRSWRNLDFESEDLYANKVL; encoded by the coding sequence ATGGACCAAATAACAAAACATCTTTCAAGAAAAAATATTTGTGAAGAAATAAAACCCGGGGCCTCTTCCTTAATAATATTTGGAGCCTCAGGAGATTTAACTTTTAGAAAATTAATCCCTTCTATATATACTTTGTTCAAAAAGAACCTTTTACCCAACGAATTTTTCTTACTGGGAGTAGCTAGGTCTAAACTCACCGAGGAAGAATACCGCCAAGAAATAAAAAATAGATTATTGGAAGAAAACGAAGATAACTTTATAATTTCAAAATTCATTGAAAAAGTCTTTTACATTTCAGGTTTCTACGACGATGATTCCCTGTACCTGGATCTAAAAAATAAACTAAATTATTTAGACAAAGTTTTTAACACCCACGAAAATCATCTTTTTTATCTTTCAACACCCCCAAACGTTTATTTAGAAATAATTAAACATTTGGGGAAGTTCAATTTGACAAAAGAAAGTGAAAACTCTTACTCAAGAATAATAATAGAAAAACCTTTTGGAAGTAATTTTAACACATCCAAAGAATTAGACGAGGAACTTCATAAGTATCTAAATGAAACCCAAATATACAGAATTGACCATTATCTTGGTAAAGAGACCGTTCAAAATATAATGATGCTCAGATTTGCAAACATTGTTTTTGAACCCATATGGAATTACAAATACATAGATAACGTCCAGATAACTGTTGCTGAAACATTAGGCGTAGAACATAGGGCTGGATATTTTGAACAAGCTGGCTTATTACGAGACATGTTTCAAAACCATATGATGCAGCTTTTAACTTTGGTAGCTATGGAACCGCCTGCTTCCCTTGAAGATACAAGCGTTAGGGACGAAAAGACAAAACTATTGAAAGCTATAAGACCCTTTGAAAAAGAGAAGACAGATGAATACTTTGTAAGAGGCCAATATATTGAGGGATTGATCAATGGAAAAGAAGTTCCAGCTTATAAAGAAGAAAAGAATGTTAACCCACACTCTTTTGTAGAAACATTTGTAGCGTCTAAATTTTTAATCGACAATTGGAGATGGAGCGGGGTACCTTTTTATTTAAGGGCAGGCAAGAGGTTGAAAAGAAAGGTTACAGAAATCGCCATAATCTTTAAAGACGTTCCTCATTCGATATTTGCTAAAAATGATATAACCTTAGAGAAAAATGCCCTCATTCTCAATATACAACCAGACGAAGGATTTTCACTGAAAATTCAAGCGAAACAACCAGGTTCCAAACTTTGTTTGAATACTCTAACCATGGATTTCAATTACGACGAATTCTTCAAATTCAAAGGACCAGATGCATATGAAAGGCTACTCTTGGACGCCATGTTGGGAGATCAAACACTTTTTGTAAGAAGTGACGCAATGGAAATTTCATGGAAAATATTCACCCCAGTTTTAGAAAAATGGGAAGAGGAAAAAGATAATGGATTGATATTTTACAAAGCTGGTACATGGGGACCAAAAGAATCTTTTGAACTATTAGCAAAAGACAATAGAAGTTGGCGTAACTTAGACTTTGAAAGTGAAGATCTATATGCAAACAAAGTACTTTGA
- the pgl gene encoding 6-phosphogluconolactonase: protein MQTKYFDDPKRFQNESVNLIYKLYEESIGKSKLFTLMLSGGRTPLPVYEKLVSEYKDKINWKKVHIFWGDERYVDQKSKDSNFKWAYDLLISKINIPTNNVHRIKTELTIEEACEAYEKEIISFFRNQNPVFDLILLGIGEDGHTASLFPSSDTLKENKKLFTVTPPSGTPKIPRITATYKLLNNARNILFLCSYKGKEQVIDTILNNPKIAEEKYPAAKVKVENTYFFIKI from the coding sequence ATGCAAACAAAGTACTTTGATGATCCTAAAAGGTTCCAAAATGAATCGGTAAATTTAATCTATAAGTTATATGAAGAAAGCATAGGAAAAAGCAAATTATTCACCTTAATGCTTTCAGGCGGAAGAACTCCACTTCCAGTTTATGAAAAATTGGTATCCGAGTACAAAGATAAAATAAATTGGAAGAAGGTACATATTTTTTGGGGAGACGAAAGATACGTCGATCAAAAAAGTAAAGACAGTAATTTCAAATGGGCTTACGATTTGCTAATAAGCAAGATTAATATTCCAACAAATAATGTACACAGGATAAAAACAGAACTAACAATAGAAGAAGCTTGTGAAGCGTATGAGAAAGAAATAATAAGTTTTTTTCGGAATCAAAATCCTGTTTTTGATTTGATATTACTTGGAATAGGAGAAGATGGCCACACAGCATCTTTGTTCCCTTCGAGTGACACTTTAAAAGAAAACAAAAAACTCTTCACTGTCACACCACCCTCTGGTACACCTAAAATACCAAGAATTACAGCCACTTACAAGTTGCTGAACAATGCAAGAAATATTCTTTTTCTATGCTCATATAAAGGAAAAGAGCAGGTAATAGATACAATCCTAAACAACCCTAAAATTGCAGAAGAAAAATATCCAGCTGCTAAGGTTAAAGTTGAAAATACTTATTTTTTTATAAAAATATAG
- a CDS encoding DUF554 domain-containing protein: MFNVAVIVNTLAVLIGGTLGTLVGNKLPDNLRLILFQSVGLTTFLIGVGMGLDASNLIVVLVSLALGGLLGEILRIEKGLGKLANIVERSQGETPFVKGFITATVLFVIGPMTIIGCLNAGLSGDNSVIFLKSVLDGISSMVLASAYGVGVTFSAVSVFLIQGSIVSLAGMLSFLSNPYYLNDFTAVGGAMIIAIGIRLLEIKDIKVGNFLPSLIIVVLINYILTFFGRF; the protein is encoded by the coding sequence GTGTTCAACGTAGCCGTCATCGTAAACACTTTAGCCGTTTTGATTGGAGGCACATTGGGAACGCTTGTAGGAAATAAATTGCCAGACAATTTGAGACTGATTTTATTTCAAAGTGTGGGCCTAACTACCTTTTTGATCGGAGTAGGAATGGGGTTAGATGCGAGCAATTTGATCGTAGTTTTGGTATCTTTGGCGCTGGGAGGATTACTTGGAGAAATACTAAGAATAGAAAAAGGTCTAGGAAAGTTAGCAAATATTGTTGAAAGGTCACAAGGAGAAACGCCATTTGTCAAAGGCTTTATTACTGCCACAGTTCTTTTTGTTATAGGCCCTATGACGATAATTGGATGTCTAAATGCTGGTCTTTCAGGAGATAACTCTGTTATTTTTTTGAAATCTGTTCTTGATGGAATTTCTTCAATGGTCTTAGCCTCGGCTTATGGTGTTGGAGTTACATTCTCTGCTGTGAGTGTTTTCTTAATTCAAGGTTCTATAGTTAGTTTAGCGGGAATGCTTTCTTTCCTTTCAAATCCCTATTATTTGAACGATTTTACAGCCGTAGGAGGCGCGATGATAATCGCCATTGGAATAAGACTTTTGGAGATAAAAGATATAAAAGTAGGAAACTTCCTTCCTTCTTTGATAATTGTTGTCTTGATAAATTATATTCTTACCTTTTTTGGCAGGTTTTGA
- a CDS encoding glucosyl-3-phosphoglycerate synthase → MKDNVLKRSFHHSKFENIKELVKLKEKQDVKISLAFPSLNEEKTIGKEIIIMKTELMEKYPLLDEIAVIDSGSEDETVSIAKEYGAKVFYSSDILPEYGFYKGKGENLWKSLYALNGDIIVWVDSDIENIHPKFVYGLVGALLNYPEIGYVKAFYDRPIVGKSAMQPTGGGRVTELVARPLFSLFYPELSTIIQPLSGEYAGRREILEKLPFFVGYGVEIAHLIDIAEKYGTEIIAQVDLELRIHDNQPLHSLSKMAFELIKVVLKRLEKYGKLDLKTELNDKHIMIQKKGNERILDPKEILSIERPPIITIPEYKQKFSRGEKV, encoded by the coding sequence ATGAAGGATAATGTCTTAAAACGTTCTTTTCACCATTCAAAGTTTGAAAACATTAAAGAGCTTGTTAAATTAAAAGAAAAACAAGATGTCAAAATATCCCTTGCTTTTCCTTCTTTAAACGAAGAAAAAACAATTGGTAAAGAGATAATCATTATGAAAACAGAACTTATGGAAAAATATCCCTTATTGGATGAAATAGCCGTGATTGATTCTGGATCAGAAGACGAAACGGTTTCTATAGCAAAAGAGTATGGCGCTAAAGTTTTTTACTCTAGTGATATTTTACCAGAATACGGTTTTTACAAGGGAAAAGGAGAAAATTTATGGAAAAGCTTATACGCACTTAATGGCGATATAATAGTTTGGGTGGATTCAGATATAGAAAACATACATCCAAAATTCGTTTACGGTTTAGTTGGTGCTTTGTTGAATTATCCAGAAATAGGTTACGTTAAAGCCTTTTATGATAGGCCCATTGTTGGAAAATCGGCAATGCAACCAACGGGTGGAGGAAGGGTTACCGAATTGGTTGCAAGGCCTTTATTTTCGTTGTTTTACCCCGAGCTATCAACGATAATTCAACCTTTAAGTGGTGAATATGCAGGAAGAAGGGAGATTTTAGAAAAGCTGCCATTTTTCGTGGGATACGGTGTGGAAATTGCTCATCTCATAGACATAGCTGAAAAATATGGCACTGAAATAATAGCTCAAGTGGATCTTGAACTTCGAATACACGACAATCAACCACTACACTCACTTAGTAAAATGGCTTTTGAACTCATAAAGGTAGTATTAAAAAGATTGGAAAAATATGGAAAATTAGATTTAAAGACTGAATTGAACGATAAACATATAATGATCCAAAAAAAAGGAAATGAAAGGATTTTAGATCCAAAAGAAATTTTAAGTATTGAAAGGCCTCCAATCATCACTATCCCTGAGTACAAACAAAAGTTCTCAAGAGGAGAAAAGGTATGA
- a CDS encoding DUF3783 domain-containing protein: MYEDIKNIPTIIINGMSKEQILRIMKVIKDMENLPENIIFASVTPTSSQWTVEELIKELKQEDIEMKIVTENLKKGVYDNYKKDSQ; the protein is encoded by the coding sequence ATGTATGAAGATATAAAAAACATTCCAACAATTATAATAAACGGTATGTCTAAAGAACAGATACTTAGGATAATGAAAGTGATAAAAGATATGGAAAACTTACCAGAAAATATCATTTTTGCCTCTGTTACTCCTACAAGCTCTCAGTGGACCGTTGAAGAACTAATCAAAGAGCTAAAACAAGAGGACATAGAAATGAAAATAGTAACAGAAAATCTCAAAAAAGGGGTATACGACAATTACAAAAAAGACAGCCAGTGA
- a CDS encoding RNase H family protein yields the protein MAYVDGSYDVETKIYGSGIVLLDGEEKHFFFSGNNPEYSYSRNVAGEISASIYAMEYAKEKGYEKIIIHHDYIGLEKWCNGEWKTNKKITIAYKNCYDYFSKFLKIQFNWVRGHSGDHYNTLADQLAKKALESKKFRDLITKYLYSN from the coding sequence ATCGCCTATGTCGATGGGAGTTATGACGTAGAAACAAAAATATACGGTAGCGGAATAGTACTTCTAGATGGTGAGGAAAAGCACTTCTTCTTTTCTGGTAATAACCCAGAATACTCCTATAGCAGAAATGTTGCCGGAGAAATAAGTGCATCCATCTACGCAATGGAATACGCTAAAGAAAAAGGCTATGAAAAGATAATAATACACCATGACTACATTGGATTAGAGAAATGGTGTAACGGAGAATGGAAAACAAATAAAAAAATAACCATAGCCTACAAAAATTGCTATGATTATTTTAGTAAATTTTTAAAAATACAGTTCAATTGGGTAAGGGGACACTCAGGAGACCATTACAATACGTTGGCCGATCAATTGGCTAAAAAAGCATTAGAAAGCAAAAAATTCCGTGATTTAATAACGAAATATCTTTATTCAAATTGA
- a CDS encoding sulfotransferase, translating into MKFIPIYKHSVFIVSTGRTGTKFIGKVLPSMIDDCYSTHEPAGVFVTDRNKWKKDIKKYGFLRMTIGQLTPKYSMYKLSSDRRAGRVSDDKALKYIEQMRKLVLKDIIPELYVESNNHLHGVVDLLEKVFPNSKVVFVIRDPRTWIRSVMSTKASLLYGKIDFPFLNISMKATDFKDDPYAEKWKNMSKFEKLCWYYNKLNSFVLEKMSDKPNFKVYRYEDILIYQDREKYFKDFLDFITNFEDGFSKNYEFKPQLLNRKVNSSSKNYVIPHWRDWKNKEAVIMEKHCSKLMKKFNYGQESEWSEKVEKGYKFEIA; encoded by the coding sequence GTGAAGTTTATTCCTATATACAAACATTCAGTTTTCATTGTTTCCACAGGTAGGACCGGCACTAAGTTCATAGGCAAAGTTCTTCCTTCTATGATTGATGACTGTTATTCTACTCATGAGCCCGCTGGAGTTTTTGTGACAGATAGAAATAAATGGAAAAAAGATATTAAAAAATATGGATTTTTAAGAATGACGATAGGTCAATTAACTCCGAAATATTCTATGTATAAACTTAGTAGCGATAGGCGTGCAGGAAGGGTTAGCGACGATAAAGCATTAAAGTATATAGAGCAAATGAGAAAGTTAGTACTTAAAGACATTATTCCTGAGCTTTATGTTGAATCGAATAACCACCTGCACGGCGTTGTAGACTTACTGGAGAAAGTATTTCCCAACAGCAAGGTTGTATTTGTTATTCGAGATCCCCGAACTTGGATCAGATCTGTAATGAGTACAAAAGCATCTCTTCTCTATGGCAAAATTGATTTTCCTTTTTTAAATATAAGCATGAAAGCAACTGATTTCAAAGATGACCCCTACGCTGAAAAATGGAAAAATATGTCGAAATTTGAGAAACTTTGTTGGTATTATAACAAACTTAATTCTTTTGTTCTTGAAAAAATGAGTGACAAACCAAATTTTAAAGTTTATAGATACGAAGATATTCTGATTTATCAGGATAGAGAAAAGTATTTCAAAGATTTTTTAGATTTTATTACCAATTTTGAAGACGGTTTTTCAAAGAATTACGAGTTCAAACCCCAGCTATTGAATAGAAAAGTTAACTCTAGTTCTAAAAACTACGTTATACCTCATTGGAGAGATTGGAAAAATAAGGAAGCAGTTATTATGGAAAAACATTGTAGCAAACTGATGAAAAAGTTTAATTATGGTCAAGAATCAGAATGGTCTGAAAAGGTGGAAAAAGGTTACAAGTTTGAAATAGCATGA
- a CDS encoding ABC transporter ATP-binding protein: MGNVLKADGLIKRFGDLLVIDNWSLELKEGEKIVLLGPSGCGKTTFFRIVAGLERQSEGKVETFVDKIGYVFQEPRLLPWRTVYDNLKIILDDEKKIKQIIGMMGLEGFEILLPSRLSGGMKQRVNIARSLLVQPQILLMDEPFTSLDLNIKLSIIEDMNKMWNKSYFSILMVTHDIKEALMLGNKIVILSQRPSRILKVFDIDLLEEEKNIYDKRFLELESQITKFVISQSEKIIG; this comes from the coding sequence ATGGGAAATGTACTAAAAGCAGATGGTTTAATCAAAAGATTTGGAGACCTTCTGGTTATAGACAACTGGAGTCTTGAGTTGAAAGAGGGAGAAAAAATCGTTCTATTAGGACCTTCAGGTTGTGGAAAAACCACTTTTTTTAGGATTGTTGCAGGATTAGAAAGACAAAGTGAAGGAAAAGTTGAAACTTTTGTGGATAAGATCGGTTATGTTTTTCAAGAGCCTCGATTATTGCCTTGGAGAACGGTTTACGATAACCTAAAAATAATTTTAGACGATGAAAAGAAAATTAAACAAATTATCGGTATGATGGGTTTAGAAGGTTTTGAAATTCTTTTACCTTCCAGATTGAGTGGAGGAATGAAACAAAGAGTGAATATTGCCAGATCTTTATTAGTTCAACCACAGATCTTGCTAATGGATGAACCTTTCACATCTTTGGATCTAAATATTAAATTATCAATAATAGAAGATATGAATAAGATGTGGAATAAAAGTTATTTTTCAATATTGATGGTTACCCATGACATAAAAGAGGCATTGATGCTGGGAAACAAAATAGTCATTTTGTCACAAAGACCTTCTAGAATATTAAAGGTCTTTGATATAGATCTTTTAGAAGAAGAGAAAAATATTTATGATAAAAGATTTTTAGAGTTAGAAAGCCAGATTACAAAATTTGTTATAAGCCAATCTGAAAAGATAATTGGTTAG
- a CDS encoding ABC transporter permease codes for MKTVFGIVLIALLWYFFSFVIGSSFVLPFPHEVLINLINQLSTPRFYMALWNTIWKTLIVLFISSFIGIILGFLMGMNDTIYEIFRPMLMMIQAIPVVSWLAFVVFLWGVGWRGPILISTMAILPSTVFTTASGIKNIDRKLLEMVRLYKVSRTKIFRHVYLASIVPFVIAAVEVSIGNVWKVVLVTEFLVGGNGLGVELAWARQYVDVPRIYAITIVAVILGIATERVFKIISRRMLERWEMY; via the coding sequence ATGAAAACCGTTTTTGGGATCGTTTTAATCGCTTTACTTTGGTACTTTTTTTCTTTTGTTATAGGCTCTTCTTTTGTGTTGCCTTTCCCTCATGAAGTTTTGATCAATTTAATAAATCAGCTAAGTACACCGAGGTTTTATATGGCATTATGGAACACGATATGGAAGACCCTGATTGTTTTGTTTATTTCTTCTTTTATCGGGATAATTTTGGGATTTTTAATGGGAATGAACGATACGATCTATGAAATTTTTAGGCCTATGCTGATGATGATACAAGCTATACCGGTTGTTTCTTGGCTTGCTTTTGTGGTATTTCTATGGGGTGTGGGATGGCGTGGCCCTATTTTAATAAGCACCATGGCCATTTTACCTAGTACTGTTTTTACTACTGCTTCTGGGATAAAGAACATCGATAGAAAATTGCTTGAGATGGTACGCTTGTACAAAGTATCAAGAACTAAGATATTTAGGCATGTATACTTAGCTTCGATCGTTCCTTTTGTAATTGCAGCGGTTGAAGTTTCAATAGGAAATGTATGGAAAGTGGTGTTAGTAACAGAGTTTCTAGTTGGTGGAAATGGGTTGGGTGTAGAACTAGCTTGGGCAAGACAGTATGTCGATGTCCCGAGGATCTACGCTATTACTATCGTAGCCGTTATATTAGGTATCGCTACAGAGCGTGTATTTAAAATTATTTCAAGAAGGATGTTAGAAAGATGGGAAATGTACTAA
- a CDS encoding ABC transporter substrate-binding protein codes for MKKTALLIVSFFFALLIFSITITNPLGPTVVPVTGLMADTIEEEVEINVSLWKDANEAVALLVSNQADFAVLPITVGANLYAQGLEIILLGVHEWKAFYLVSSSNVDFENVKSLKGHEVYSPHGRGQTVDILMRYLLVRNGLVPDKDVKFNYLPPQEIVSLYKSGKIEYAALPEPFSTLAVTGTEGRIVLDFQDEWNKISGSKYGLPIAGLFVKKEILEREPDIVSKVENAFSESVDWANRNLDQSLKITNEYLTIPVPILKEAMNRLVFEYIPILECREEVENFLSTMHELYPEGLPTLPTEGFYHK; via the coding sequence ATGAAAAAAACAGCTTTGTTAATAGTTTCTTTTTTCTTTGCACTCTTGATCTTTTCCATTACAATCACTAATCCTTTAGGTCCAACGGTTGTTCCAGTAACAGGCTTGATGGCCGATACGATAGAAGAAGAAGTAGAAATAAATGTAAGTCTTTGGAAAGACGCAAATGAAGCTGTAGCTTTGTTGGTATCAAATCAAGCAGATTTTGCGGTTCTTCCTATAACCGTAGGCGCAAATTTATACGCTCAAGGTTTAGAGATAATATTGCTAGGTGTTCACGAGTGGAAAGCATTTTATTTAGTAAGCAGTAGTAATGTTGATTTTGAAAACGTAAAAAGTTTAAAGGGTCATGAAGTCTATTCTCCGCATGGACGAGGTCAAACTGTAGACATTTTGATGAGGTATCTTTTGGTTAGAAATGGATTGGTTCCTGATAAAGATGTAAAATTTAACTACCTTCCTCCACAGGAGATAGTTTCCTTGTACAAATCAGGTAAGATAGAATATGCTGCGTTGCCAGAACCATTTTCTACATTGGCTGTAACAGGAACTGAAGGGAGAATAGTTTTAGACTTTCAAGATGAATGGAATAAAATCTCAGGTTCAAAGTACGGCCTTCCTATAGCAGGACTTTTTGTTAAAAAGGAGATTTTAGAGAGAGAACCTGATATCGTTTCAAAAGTTGAGAACGCTTTTTCTGAAAGTGTTGATTGGGCTAATAGAAATTTAGATCAATCATTAAAGATAACTAACGAATACTTAACTATCCCTGTTCCAATACTTAAGGAAGCGATGAATAGATTAGTTTTTGAATACATTCCAATTTTGGAATGTAGAGAAGAAGTAGAAAACTTTTTAAGCACGATGCATGAACTTTATCCAGAAGGGTTGCCTACTTTACCGACAGAAGGATTTTATCACAAATGA
- the thrC gene encoding threonine synthase produces MRSFSFWPGIINAYKEYMPVDEKTEIITLQEGNTPLIFAEKLSNMWDIELYLKYDGANPTGSFKDRGMCLAVTKALQNGDKAIICASTGNTSASAAAYGSRAGLKTAVIIPEGKIALGKLSQALMHGAIVIPIKGNFDVALEITRKIADNYPITLVNSLNPYRIEGQKSAAFEICDQLGGKSPDILAIPVGNAGNITAYWKGFKEYFKDHKTDKLPKMIGFEAEGSAAIVKNQVIKNPETVATAIRIGNPVNWEKAVEAAKESGGFINFVTDEEILDTYKELASLEGVFAEPASAASVAGVKKMINLDKINKGSKIVAVLTGHGLKDPDTAISVIPRVNPVEPEMGTILKMIGL; encoded by the coding sequence GTGAGAAGTTTTAGTTTTTGGCCTGGTATAATAAATGCTTATAAAGAATACATGCCCGTCGATGAGAAAACAGAGATAATTACGTTACAAGAAGGGAACACTCCTTTGATATTCGCAGAAAAACTGAGTAATATGTGGGATATTGAGCTTTATCTGAAATATGATGGTGCTAATCCCACGGGATCTTTTAAAGACAGAGGAATGTGTTTAGCAGTAACCAAAGCTCTGCAGAACGGTGATAAAGCAATAATCTGTGCTTCTACCGGTAACACTTCTGCCTCTGCTGCAGCTTATGGAAGTAGAGCAGGATTGAAAACAGCGGTCATAATCCCTGAAGGGAAGATCGCCTTGGGGAAATTATCTCAGGCCTTAATGCATGGGGCTATAGTTATACCGATAAAAGGTAATTTTGACGTTGCCTTAGAGATTACAAGAAAGATCGCTGACAACTATCCTATAACTCTGGTTAACTCACTTAATCCATACAGGATAGAGGGTCAAAAAAGTGCAGCTTTTGAGATATGTGATCAATTGGGTGGTAAATCTCCTGACATATTGGCAATTCCAGTGGGGAATGCGGGAAACATCACAGCTTACTGGAAAGGGTTCAAAGAATACTTTAAAGACCACAAAACAGATAAGTTACCTAAGATGATTGGTTTTGAAGCGGAAGGATCAGCTGCTATCGTAAAAAATCAAGTTATAAAAAACCCAGAAACCGTAGCAACAGCTATAAGAATAGGTAATCCGGTCAATTGGGAGAAAGCCGTAGAAGCTGCAAAAGAATCTGGAGGATTTATAAATTTTGTTACCGACGAGGAAATCTTGGACACGTATAAAGAATTGGCATCCCTCGAAGGTGTGTTTGCAGAGCCTGCATCTGCGGCTTCGGTAGCAGGCGTTAAAAAAATGATAAATTTGGATAAGATAAATAAAGGAAGTAAAATTGTAGCAGTACTCACAGGACATGGATTAAAGGATCCCGATACCGCAATCAGTGTAATACCCAGGGTCAATCCAGTAGAACCAGAAATGGGTACCATATTGAAAATGATAGGGCTGTAA
- a CDS encoding homoserine dehydrogenase encodes MIKVGLLGYGTVGGGVYNILTTKKEDIERKLGEKIQIKKILVKEKYKKRKYDVDDSLLTEDYKEIVEDPQIQIVVELIGGETPTLSYIKEAINGHKNIVTANKLILAKYGRELFQLAKNNNVKVYYEGSVGGGIPIIKTLKESMIANKIERVYGILNGTTNYILTKMTEKSIDFEEALKEAQNLGYAESDPYFDVSGLDSAYKINILSSLAFESFMDVDSIHVEGIEKIEREDIEIAEELGYTIKLLAIGKRYEDKMLDIRVHPTFIPKSSPLSKINGVYNVVQIHGDAVGDIMIYGQGAGEMPTASAVVADIMEAAKSIKYHIENEYSTGRLNGLKLIETDEIENSFYIRLRVNDKPGVFAKIARVFGDNEVSIASVIQKHRLNPVVPIFLQTHPIKEKKLKKAIDSLNELKDVIEIKNIIRVEDFGEKF; translated from the coding sequence ATGATTAAAGTCGGTCTTCTTGGGTACGGTACGGTTGGAGGAGGAGTCTACAATATCCTCACAACCAAAAAGGAAGATATAGAAAGAAAACTAGGTGAGAAAATTCAAATCAAAAAGATCTTGGTGAAAGAAAAGTACAAAAAAAGGAAGTACGATGTAGATGATTCGTTGCTTACAGAAGACTATAAAGAGATCGTAGAAGATCCTCAGATTCAGATTGTAGTGGAGTTAATTGGCGGAGAAACACCGACGTTAAGTTATATAAAAGAAGCTATTAATGGTCATAAAAATATTGTAACAGCCAATAAGTTAATATTAGCCAAGTATGGTAGAGAACTATTTCAACTTGCAAAGAACAATAATGTCAAAGTGTACTATGAAGGAAGCGTGGGGGGTGGAATCCCAATAATTAAAACTCTGAAAGAGTCCATGATTGCAAATAAAATTGAAAGAGTTTATGGGATTTTAAACGGGACAACGAATTATATTTTGACTAAAATGACCGAAAAATCCATTGATTTTGAAGAGGCTTTAAAAGAAGCTCAAAATCTAGGTTATGCTGAGAGCGATCCATATTTTGATGTAAGCGGTTTGGATAGTGCATATAAAATAAATATTTTGTCTTCACTAGCCTTTGAGAGTTTTATGGATGTTGATTCAATCCATGTAGAAGGAATTGAGAAGATAGAAAGGGAAGACATAGAAATAGCAGAGGAATTAGGATATACAATTAAATTATTAGCTATTGGAAAAAGGTACGAAGATAAGATGTTGGATATAAGGGTTCATCCAACTTTTATACCAAAAAGTAGCCCTCTTTCAAAAATAAACGGTGTATACAACGTCGTACAGATTCATGGAGACGCCGTTGGAGATATAATGATTTACGGACAAGGTGCCGGAGAAATGCCAACTGCAAGTGCGGTTGTTGCAGATATTATGGAAGCCGCCAAGAGTATTAAATACCATATTGAAAACGAATACAGTACCGGAAGGTTAAACGGTTTGAAGTTAATTGAAACAGATGAGATTGAAAACTCTTTCTATATAAGATTGAGAGTGAATGACAAACCAGGTGTTTTTGCGAAAATAGCAAGGGTTTTTGGAGATAACGAAGTTAGCATCGCTTCTGTAATTCAAAAACACAGACTTAATCCTGTTGTGCCAATATTTTTACAGACGCACCCAATCAAGGAAAAAAAACTGAAAAAAGCAATTGATTCGTTGAACGAATTAAAGGATGTGATAGAAATAAAAAATATAATAAGGGTGGAGGATTTCGGTGAGAAGTTTTAG